The following are encoded in a window of Acropora muricata isolate sample 2 chromosome 6, ASM3666990v1, whole genome shotgun sequence genomic DNA:
- the LOC136920164 gene encoding polycystin-1-like protein 2, whose amino-acid sequence MLDGQKDDAIVLLIHLVEVPLITHFAPFVAAVHVIFIRSGSVEVSVSLVIRDGDAPPLERELETRNRSGLLGNHAWIASFWGSQDLSCMPPEVRLQNLPCFNNNKGPAVTILQSKDFIVQGNVLNSSCNSSNILLFKWFLTSYSVNEAGETKIKWTTLLDTTGTQWNLPKRVLDYGAYYVDFRAAFTSNPKMFGSTLGFFTIEKSPLRAKISGGNTVTRGKGKTITLDGSLSQDPDVEPGIITPMNFTWLCKKRNESFPNLSFPIPVVSLTPGPGQGGGGCFGTGVGVLSSNKAVVNLSTSAMNVGEFYDIKLRVQKDTRYDEFVQEIKIVNGTPPEVSIWCIINCGQTTTNARISLTTTCVGDACKSAKYQWLLATLHPPDNKEMSVTLTRNMTETELNLPGIIIKKDALAGDVKYRLKVNVTQAHGPPGISSYQFRMNAPPKGGQCTVKPLNGSALKTLFNIQCSGWKDSETPLTYQFHYKTGGGLYTVVSYGSEDYVETVLPQGQKDKFTFEFSVTIKDKLFAETTLQLPIFRVGPPPVSESFSYNALGSSSRFIKLLQLGKVMGATRLANAVLQTAQQSETITQEEEIKIKSFIVKAVSSVEVGNLQALTQVTSVIARATLEPDQVTVDTQAIALQSLSSLTSLLRKKTREDYASESTLVEEGGENLLLSLGNVLHSAAQKASVVGVAIFSKDVQNKSEGVSEAAEKLIDEVGTSLSSRMVIDQEPKKVKTSSLIMVLNRLSPRSLKTNRWYIHDDVGFKVPFEAIIGEKANDTQFVDFLMTLSAFNPFTWDATSASVKSHVLSLVLKDQDGKLLKVENSEKEVELKIKRDQKKEPIDAKESFFAKPSDNGKMQYHKIDLPDATGNALRLRIKPTGSTIFKVFVRYGQRPTVTEYDAERKVPDGKCSLNSQRRCNDAAYDFLLVDSVLRKPGSYYIGILYDKSEQERKRNRKRRSCFGKRRQKRSCVEVKEPPKIENVTLIPVYDPKTDVNYSMNVEEEECLFWNRTAEKWQSNGCKVGSNSTTTTLQCLCNHLTSFGGGVLVMPNKLDFNVVFNELTRIHETGNVAVLCTIIATVLLYFLVCVFARRADKKDRAKTGPPLYLNSTLEEGFQYQLTIVTGVWMNSGTDANVTIVIHGSDTESQPIILNRNMTETRKILARGNEDQFVIHLPAALGEVQYVRIWHDNSGKTPSWFLSYVTIKDLQTENTLTFPCNTWFALEKGDGKIDRLLSPISYEETRTFMYSLNSRGSQSFCEGHMWLSVVTKPPKSKFTRFQRTTCCLCLLMSAMLVNALFYKPDQDADPKIQIGPLRFSWRQVVVGLQSALIVTPVNLLIVAIFKNTAEKRYNKVMPSASKGKRASVKSRVPVVSCWGGATGTKHETEEKECCSPRGRTSVWTRTIQRAKLMTKEFLFPHYFLYIAWVLSFLTVASSATFTFYFSLQWGKDISNEWLSSVLVSFTEDLFVLQPIKIVLIMLIMAYFFGFKSELEKVDLSIQSEHASYVNARGDASQSMKVQPPHEDEIEQARRYLVKEAKMFSFGRELFLYLFFLTLLTIVCYGNRSYHGYLITNNLHDTYVHFSLAKDPRSYWKWLRWQFVNGVYANEWYNGKIATKQEYINNKKSILLGMPRLRQMRIKKDTCDVPEVARVSIQHCYDYYSIDKEEKNPHNLPGWEPFRGSSNWANFSNLCPAPWNYVPQEKLHGSPGWGFFDIYSGGGYVADLGYNKATASPLIDNLQKYGWIDRQTRAVVLEFVVYNGNTGYLSISSFYYEILPIGCGHPFAIIDTFPLTSTQTGFYEFFLICQLLFIILVILFVFREVCAIYQLRCTYFRDPWNFVELFQIMFSFLEVVLYVVKSKAVLNNTIKVKDNPLVSVSFRDAVLWNNAENMMLAITVFITTVKMLRMIRFNRHIGILMSSFRESGGLLLSYSIIFIIVFSAYAQLGMQILGSHMREYSSFLNAVASEFLMCLGSKMSLHDLTRVNRILGPLFGFSFVLLNAFIFVNFFVAMLNDTHAVVKHNVDKQSEEYEMADFILDRLQEFLGFRKNPHYDSSSETEDNKQESEMKGMPKTAFSSVAFQSHQLRRRARKIQLRNATKSKEIARKKNKRHKNRLNEDRAGSGDVNQTATEEKQHRFQSSDPEMASLIPLNETSVLSRLGTLTSQVARDNLSEDIEMLSLIRLIRYMEALEKEKEEATAVEDAMSNREAQKNDVEVASCVTTPNPPLTSSPNAYDDISRHSVFVEELSHETPQMPKLTRSTEDLVKEKEDATDVEDAMSEREAQLDDVEVASCVTTPNPPLTSSPNAYDDISRHSVFVEELSHETPQMPKLTRSTEDLVKEKEDATDVEDAMSEREAQLDDIEVASCVTTPNPPLTSSPNAYDDISRHSVFVEELSHETPQMPKLTRSTEF is encoded by the exons ATGCTTGATGGACAAAAAGATGATGCAATAGTTTTATTGATTCATTTAGTGGAAGTTCCT cttataACACATTTTGCGCCGTTTGTCGCAGCGGTGCATGTGATTTTCATAAG GTCCGGAAGTGTAGAGGTCTCGGTGAGTTTGGTGATAAGAGATGGAGACGCACCACCACTTGAACGAGAGCTGGAAACTCGTAACAGATCTGGATTACTTGGAAACCACGCTTGGATTGCAAGCTTCTGGGGTTCCCAAG aTTTGTCCTGTATGCCACCCGAAGTCCGTCTCCAAAATTTGCCatgtttcaacaacaacaaaggacCAGCTGTTACAATCCTTCAATCCAAGGATTTTATCGTTCAAGGAAACGTATTGAACTCTAGTTGCAATTCGTCCAACATTCTTCTGTTTAAGTGGTTTTTAACCAGCTATAGTGTAAATGAAGCCGGTGAAACCAAAATTAAATGGACTACACTTCTGGATACAACAGGCACCCAATGGAATTTACCAAAACGTGTACTCGATTACGGCGCATACTATGTAGACTTCAGGGCAGCATTTACAAGTAATCCGAAAATGTTTGGAAGTACTCTAGGATTTTTCACAATAGAGAAATCGCCACTAAGAGCGAAGATTTCAGGGGGAAATACAGTGACAAGAGGTAAAGGCAAAACTATTACTCTCGATGGATCGCTCTCTCAAGATCCTGACGTCGAGCCCGGAATCATTACTCCAATGAATTTTACGTGGTTGTGCAAGAAGCGAAACGAGTCTTTCCCAAATTTGTCCTTTCCAATTCCGGTCGTTAGCCTCACCCCGGGTCCAGGACAAGGCGGCGGCGGCTGCTTCGGAACTGGCGTTGGAGTACTAAGCTCAAATAAAGCTGTGGTGAACTTGTCAACAAGTGCTATGAATGTGGGTGAATTCTATGACATCAAACTTAGAGTGCAGAAAGATACCCGATATGATGAGTTCGTACAAGAAATTAAGATTGTCAACGGAACTCCTCCCGAAGTTTCAATATG GTGTATCATCAACTGTGGGCAAACTACAACTAATGCGCGAATCAGTCTAACAACCACGTGTGTTGGTGATGCGTGCAAGAGCGCAAAGTATCAATGGCTGTTGGCGACCCTTCATCCACCTGACAACAAGGAAATGTCAGTAACTCTGACGCGAAACATGACTGAAACTGAGCTCAATCTTCCTGGTATTATAATCAAGAAGGATGCATTGGCGGGAGATGTCAAGTACCGGCTGAAAGTCAATGTCACCCAAGCTCACGGTCCCCCGGGAATTTCATCTTACCAGTTTCGAATGAACGCTCCACCCAAGGGTGGCCAGTGCACCGTAAAGCCCCTTAATGGTAGTGCACTCAAAACCCTTTTCAACATTCAATGCAGTGGTTGGAAG gaTAGCGAAACACCGCTAACATATCAGTTTCACTACAAAACTGGTGGCGGCTTGTACACTGTTGTATCCTATGGGTCTGAAGATTACGTCGAAACAGTTCTTCCTCAAGGCCAGAAGGATAAGTTTACATTTGAATTCAGCGTTACAATAAAGGATAAATTGTTTGCAGAAACTACATTGCAGCTGCCTATTTTCCGC GTTGGACCCCCGCCTGTAAGTGAAAGCTTCAGTTACAATGCTTTAGGCAGCAGCAGTCGATTTATCAAGCTTCTCCAATTGGGCAAAGTCATGGGGGCTACACGCCTCGCAAACGCCGTGCTACAAACTGCTCAACAATCAGAAACAATCacacaagaagaagaaataaag ATCAAATCATTCATTGTCAAAGCGGTGTCCAGTGTTGAAGTGGGTAATTTGCAGGCTTTGACTCAAGTGACATCAGTGATTGCACGAGCGACACTGGAACCCGACCAAGTGACAGTAGATACACAG GCCATTGCTTTGCAAAGTCTTTCATCGTTGACGTCTCTGTTGCGAAAAAAGACCAGAGAGGATTACGCTTCAGAGTCAACTTTGGTTGAAGAAGGAGGAGAAAATTTGTTATTGAGCCTTGGAAATGTCCTTCATTCTGCTGCACAAAAGGCCAGTGTCGTAGGAGTAGCAATTTTTTCAAAGGATGTACAAAATAAG AGCGAGGGAGTGTCTGAAGCTGCCGAAAAGCTTATCGATGAGGTAGGGACCAGTCTTTCGTCAAGAATGGTCATAGATCAAGAACCAAAGAAGGTGAAAacgtcatcattgattatggtGCTCAACAGACTGAGCCCACGGTCACTCAAGACCAACCGGTGGTACATTCATGACGACGTAGGATTCAAAGTCCCGTTTGAGGCCATCATTGGTGAGAAGGCGAATGACACTCAATTTGTGGACTTTTTG ATGACGTTGAGTGCTTTCAATCCATTTACTTGGGACGCCACCTCAGCTTCTGTCAAATCTCACGTATTGAGCCTGGTGCTCAAAGATCAAGATGGGAAACTTTTAAAGGTCGAGAACAGCGAAAAGGAGGTGGAGCTTAAGATAAAAAGAGACCAGAAAAAGGAGCCAATAGACGCGAAAGAATCATTCTTTGCTAAGCCTAGTGACAACGGTAAAATGCAATATCATAAGATTGATTTACCAGATGCTACAGGAAATGCTTTGAGACTCAGG ATTAAACCAACAGGATCCACTATATTCAAAGTGTTTGTGCGTTATGGTCAGCGGCCAACAGTCACAGAGTATGACGCAGAGAGGAAAGTCCCGGATGGAAAGTGCTCCTTGAATTCGCAGAGACGCTGCAACGATGCAGCATACGACTTCCTATTGGTTGATTCAGTGCTACGAAAACCAGGCTCCTACTACATTGGAATTCTGTATGACAAGAGTGAACAGGAAAGAAAACGCAATCGCAAACGACGATCCTGTTTCGGAAAGCGTCGACAGAAAAGGTCATGTGTAGAAGTTAAGGAGCCTCCGAAGATAGAGAACGTCACGTTGATACCAGTTTATGACCCCAAAACAGACGTAAATTACTCGATGAACGTCGAAGAAGAAGAATGTTTGTTTTGGAACAGGACGGCGGAGAAATGGCAGTCAAATGGTTGTAAG GTGGGCTCAAATTCCACTACCACTACCCTACAATGCCTATGTAACCACCTGACTTCATTTGGCGGAGGAGTCCTAGTGATGCCTAATAAGCTTGACTTCAATGTGGTCTTCAATGAACTCACGAGAATTCACGAGACCGGAAATGTTGCTGTTCTCTGCACGATTATTGCAACAGTGTTGCTGTATTTTCTGGTTTGTGTATTTGCAAGAAGAGCTGATAAAAAGGATCGGGCCAAG ACTGGTCCTCCTTTGTATCTCAACTCAACTCTTGAAGAAGGCTTTCAGTACCAACTAACCATTGTCACTGGAGTGTGGATGAATTCTGGCACTGATGCTAATGTCACCATCGTGATTCATGGAAGTGACACAGAAAGCCAACCCATAATTCTAAACAGGAACATGACGGAGACAAGAAAAATCCTGGCACGAGGAAACGAAGACCAGTTTGTCATTCATTTGCCAGCAGCTTTAGGTGAAGTGCAGTATGTTCGTATTTGGCACGACAATTCAGGTAAAACCCCTTCGTGGTTTTTGAGCTACGTAACAATCAAAGACCTCCAGACTGAGAACACTCTAACTTTTCCGTGCAATACGTGGTTTGCCTTAGAGAAAGGAGATGGAAAGATCGACAGACTGCTAAGTCCGATCTCATACGAGGAGACGCGAACTTTCATGTATTCGCTGAACTCGCGAGGCTCTCAGAGCTTCTGCGAAGGACACATGTGGCTATCTGTGGTCACCAAGCCCCCAAAGAGTAAATTCACACGCTTTCAAAGAACTACTTGTTGTTTGTGCCTGCTAATGTCCGCAATGTTGGTCAATGCATTGTTTTACAAGCCTGACCAAGATGCTGATCCCAAGATACAGATCGGTCCTTTAAGATTCAGCTGGAGACAAGTTGTGGTGGGATTACAGAGTGCCTTGATTGTAACTCCCGTAAACTTACTGATcgtagccattttcaaaaacactgcTGAAAAACGTTACAATAAAGTGATGCCATCTGCTTCAAAAGGCAAGCGCGCATCAGTGAAAAGCAGAGTTCCTGTGGTTTCATGTTGGGGTGGTGCGACGGGAACAAAACACGAAACCGAAGAAAAGGAATGTTGTTCACCGCGAGGCAGGACATCAGTTTGGACGAGAACCATACAGAGAGCAAAATTGATGACTAAAGAATTTCTTTTCCCACATTACTTCCTATACATTGCTTGGGTTCTGAGCTTTCTTACTGTGGCTTCATCTGCAACGTTCACATTTTACTTCAGCTTACAATGGGGGAAGGATATTTCCAATGAGTGGCTTTCGTCAGTGCTGGTATCTTTCACAGAGGACTTGTTTGTTTTACAGCCCATTAAAATAGTTCTCATTATGTTAATAATGGCATATTTCTTTGGTTTTAAATCAGAATTGGAAAAAGTAGATCTTTCGATCCAATCTGAACACGCGTCGTACGTGAATGCCAGAGGAGATGCTTCGCAAAGCATGAAAGTGCAGCCTCCTCATGAAGACGAGATTGAACAAGCAAGGCGATACCTTGTAAAGGAAgctaaaatgttttcatttggcAGAGAATTGTTTCTTTACCTgttttttctaactttattgACGATTGTGTGTTATGGCAACCGAAGCTATCATGGATATCTCATCACAAACAATTTGCACGACACGTATGTTCACTTTTCTTTG GCTAAGGATCCTAGGTCTTACTGGAAATGGCTTCGATGGCAATTTGTGAACGGTGTTTACGCCAACGAGTGGTATAACGGCAAGATAGCCACGAAACAAGAGTACATCAACAATAAGAAGTCCATTCTTCTTGGAATGCCCCGACTCAGGCAAATGAGGATCAAAAAAG ATACTTGCGATGTTCCAGAGGTGGCCCGAGTTTCAATCCAACATTGCTACGATTACTATAGCATCGACAAGGAGGAAAAAAACCCGCACAACTTACCAGGCTGGGAGCCTTTCAGGGGCTCCTCAAATTGGGCCAATTTCTCCAACCTTTGCCCGGCCCCATGGAATTACGTGCCTCAGGAAAAGCTGCACGGATCACCAGGTTGGGGATTCTTCGACATTTACAGCGGAGGGGGCTACGTGGCAGATTTGGGCTACAACAAAGCCACAGCTTCCCCATTGATAgataatttacaaaaatacGGCTGGATCGATCGCCAAACCCGCGCTGTAGTGCTGGAGTTTGTCGTCTACAACGGAAATACTGGATACTTAAgtatttctagtttctactaCGAGATTCTTCCAATTGGCTGTGGCCATCCTTTTGCCATAATCGACACGTTTCCGCTAACAAGTACACAAACAGGATTTTACGAATTTTTCTTGATCTGCCAACTGCTGTTCATTATTCTggttattttgtttgtgttccGAGAAGTATGCGCCATCTACCAACTGAGATGCACCTATTTTAGAGACCCGTGGAACTTTGTGGAACTCTTTCAgatcatgttttctttcttggaGGTTGTTTTGTACGTCGTTAAGTCAAAAGCCGTTCTCAATAACACAATAAAAGTCAAAGACAACCCCTTAGTTTCAGTGAGCTTCAGAGACGCTGTTCTATGGAACAACGCGGAAAACATGATGCTAGCAATAACCGTTTTTATAACGACCGTGAAGATGCTTCGCATGATTCGCTTTAACCGACACATCGGAATTCTGATGTCATCTTTTCGTGAGTCCGGAGGATTGCTTCTATCATACTctatcattttcatcatcgtTTTCTCAGCTTACGCTCAACTTGGAATGCAAATACTTGGGAGCCACATGCGCGAATATTCTTCGTTTTTAAATGCTGTGGCTTCAGAATTCTTGATGTGTCTTGGAAGCAAAATGAGTCTGCACGATCTGACGCGAGTTAACAGAATCTTGGGTCCTCTGTTCGGGTTCTCGTTTGTTCTGCTCAATGCTTTTATCTTTGTCAACTTTTTCGTTGCGATGTTGAATGACACACACGCAGTCGTCAAGCACAATGTAGACAAACAGTCAGAGGAATATGAAATGGCGGACTTTATTTTAGACAGACTTCAGGAATTTTTGGGATTTCGCAAAAATCCTCATTACGACAGCTCAAGTGAAACGGAAGACAACAAACAAGAATCGGAAATGAAGGGCATGCCCAAAACTGCTTTCTCATCTGTTGCTTTTCAATCACATCAACTTCGTCGCAGGGCAAGAAAAATACAGTTGAGAAACGCTACGAAGTCGAAGGAAATTGCAAGGAAGAAAAATAAACGACATAAAAATAGGTTAAATGAGGACAGAGCTGGTAGCGGTGACGTTAACCAGACCGCAACCGAAGAAAAACAGCACCGCTTTCAATCATCTGATCCAGAAATGGCATCATTGATTCCCTTAAACGAAACAAGTGTTCTTTCGAGACTTGGTACGTTGACGAGTCAAGTTGCTCGAGATAACCTCAGCGAAGATATCGAAATGCTGTCATTAATAAGACTAATACGTTATATGGAGGCcttagagaaagaaaaagaggaagcaACGGCTGTAGAGGATGCAATGTCCAATAGAGAAGCCCAAAAGAATGATGTAGAAGTCGCTTCCTGTGTGACCACGCCCAATCCACCACTTACTTCGAGCCCAAACGCATACGACGATATTTCCAGGCACAGTGTATTTGTTGAAGAATTAAGCCATGAAACACCGCAGATGCCCAAGCTTACACGTTCTACGGAGGACTTagtgaaagaaaaagaggaCGCAACAGATGTTGAGGATGCAATGTCCGAAAGAGAAGCCCAATTGGATGATGTAGAAGTCGCTTCCTGTGTGACCACGCCCAATCCACCACTTACTTCGAGCCCAAACGCATACGACGATATTTCCAGGCACAGTGTATTTGTTGAAGAATTAAGCCATGAAACACCGCAGATGCCCAAGCTTACACGTTCTACGGAGGACTTagtgaaagaaaaagaggaCGCAACAGATGTTGAGGATGCAATGTCCGAAAGAGAAGCCCAATTGGATGATATAGAAGTCGCTTCCTGTGTGACCACGCCCAATCCACCACTTACTTCGAGCCCAAACGCATACGACGATATTTCCAGGCACAGTGTATTTGTTGAAGAATTAAGCCATGAAACACCGCAGATGCCCAAGCTTACACGTTCTACGGAGTtctag